Proteins found in one Sulfurovum xiamenensis genomic segment:
- the hisF gene encoding imidazole glycerol phosphate synthase subunit HisF, producing the protein MDYFAKRIIPCLDVDNGRVVKGVNFVGLRDAGDPVEVARRYNEEGADEITFLDIGASHEGRDTIVDVVKKVAQEVFIPLTVGGGIRELSDIYNLLNVGCDKVSVNSAAIKNPGFIGEGAKRFGSQCIVVAIDAKRVAEDKWHVFTHGGRNDTGLDALEWAKEAYERGAGELLVTSMDADGTKAGFDNALNRKISDLVNIPVIASGGAGTMQHMEEAFTIGHADAALAASIFHFKEIDIMELKRYLRGKNIPVRM; encoded by the coding sequence ATGGATTATTTTGCAAAACGTATCATACCTTGTCTCGATGTAGATAACGGACGGGTCGTGAAAGGTGTTAATTTTGTCGGGTTACGTGATGCAGGAGATCCTGTAGAAGTAGCCAGACGTTATAATGAAGAGGGTGCAGACGAGATCACTTTTCTTGATATCGGTGCGAGTCATGAAGGACGTGACACGATCGTTGATGTCGTGAAAAAAGTAGCACAGGAAGTTTTCATACCTCTTACGGTAGGTGGAGGGATCAGAGAACTTTCTGATATCTATAACCTTCTCAATGTAGGTTGCGATAAAGTCAGTGTGAACTCTGCAGCCATCAAGAACCCGGGTTTCATCGGAGAGGGTGCAAAACGTTTTGGATCGCAATGTATCGTAGTGGCGATAGATGCCAAAAGAGTGGCTGAAGACAAATGGCATGTCTTTACCCATGGGGGACGTAACGATACAGGTCTCGATGCACTGGAGTGGGCAAAGGAAGCGTATGAAAGGGGTGCAGGTGAATTGCTTGTCACCTCTATGGATGCAGATGGAACCAAAGCAGGATTTGACAATGCCTTGAACAGAAAGATCAGTGATCTTGTGAATATCCCTGTCATTGCATCTGGCGGTGCCGGAACGATGCAGCATATGGAAGAAGCATTCACGATCGGTCATGCGGATGCTGCTTTGGCAGCTTCGATTTTCCACTTCAAAGAGATTGACATCATGGAATTAAAACGCTATCTTAGAGGGAAGAACATCCCGGTGAGAATGTAG
- the rlmN gene encoding 23S rRNA (adenine(2503)-C(2))-methyltransferase RlmN, translating into MKKIIQDLTKEELSEVIKPSFRAKQIYNWIYHKYAMSFEEMKNLPKEMREKLDEAYTLTPLKTVMVQNSKDGSRKYLFELHDKHTVESVLLLMREKEYHEDGSVKHQERYTVCISSQVGCKVGCAFCLTAKGGFMRNLTAGEIVEQVRMIKKDNGIDANRRVNIVFMGMGEPLDNLTEVAKAVKIFADPEGMAIATHRQTISTSGLSTKIERLGKMELGVNLAISLHAVDDELRQQLMPINKAYNIESIITAVKNFPVNDRKRVMFEYLVIKDVNDDISAAKKLLSLLDGIKAKVNLIYFNPYGGTEFKRPSEKDMKEFQEYLTKRGLHCTIRESKGLDISAACGQLREQELEGEV; encoded by the coding sequence ATGAAAAAAATAATACAAGATCTGACAAAAGAAGAGTTAAGTGAAGTGATCAAACCTTCTTTCCGTGCGAAACAGATCTACAACTGGATCTACCATAAATATGCTATGTCATTTGAGGAGATGAAAAACCTCCCCAAAGAGATGAGAGAAAAACTCGATGAAGCGTATACACTTACCCCTCTTAAAACGGTTATGGTACAGAATTCTAAAGACGGAAGCCGTAAATATCTTTTCGAGCTCCATGATAAACATACAGTGGAATCTGTTCTGCTTTTAATGAGGGAGAAGGAGTATCATGAAGACGGCTCTGTAAAGCACCAGGAGCGTTATACAGTCTGTATCTCATCCCAGGTAGGGTGTAAGGTAGGGTGTGCCTTTTGTTTGACAGCAAAGGGCGGTTTTATGCGTAATTTGACAGCGGGTGAAATCGTTGAACAGGTACGGATGATCAAAAAGGATAATGGGATTGATGCCAACCGGCGTGTCAATATTGTTTTCATGGGGATGGGTGAACCACTTGACAACCTGACAGAGGTAGCAAAAGCTGTCAAGATATTTGCGGACCCTGAGGGTATGGCGATAGCGACACATAGACAAACCATCTCTACTTCCGGACTCAGTACGAAGATAGAAAGACTTGGAAAGATGGAACTGGGTGTGAACCTGGCGATCTCATTGCACGCGGTTGACGATGAATTGAGACAACAGTTGATGCCTATTAACAAAGCATACAATATTGAGTCTATCATCACTGCGGTGAAAAACTTTCCTGTCAATGACAGAAAAAGAGTCATGTTTGAATACCTTGTCATTAAAGATGTCAATGATGATATCTCTGCAGCCAAGAAACTTCTTTCGCTTCTTGATGGTATTAAAGCCAAGGTCAATTTGATCTATTTTAATCCGTATGGAGGTACGGAGTTCAAACGCCCAAGCGAAAAAGATATGAAAGAGTTCCAGGAGTATCTGACCAAAAGAGGTTTGCATTGTACGATACGTGAGTCTAAAGGGTTGGATATATCAGCAGCCTGCGGTCAGCTGAGAGAA
- a CDS encoding purine-nucleoside phosphorylase, translating to MIICAGESEQFDFALPVGIGLTDVAINLTRLCLSQKPKFLLFVGTAGSYGEKKVFDIIESKTAANIENSFFTGGSYTPIDNMVSTAEDVSRETIVNSSNYITTDKSIGKAYLSKNIHLENMEYYAVLKVAKSFDIPAAGIFIVTNYCDENAHRDFMNNHKEAMLRLTKYMKESK from the coding sequence ATGATCATTTGTGCAGGAGAGAGCGAGCAGTTTGATTTTGCTTTGCCCGTTGGCATTGGTCTGACAGACGTCGCGATCAATTTGACACGTTTATGTTTGTCACAAAAACCAAAATTTCTATTATTCGTCGGTACGGCAGGTTCGTATGGTGAAAAGAAAGTGTTTGACATTATCGAATCAAAGACTGCCGCGAACATTGAGAACAGTTTTTTCACAGGTGGCTCTTATACCCCTATAGACAATATGGTCTCCACCGCAGAAGATGTTTCACGTGAAACAATTGTGAACAGTTCCAATTATATTACGACGGATAAAAGTATAGGGAAGGCGTACCTTTCTAAAAATATCCATTTGGAAAATATGGAATATTATGCGGTATTGAAAGTAGCAAAATCTTTTGATATCCCTGCGGCAGGTATTTTTATCGTAACCAATTATTGTGATGAAAATGCCCATAGAGATTTTATGAACAATCACAAAGAAGCAATGCTTAGATTGACCAAGTATATGAAAGAAAGTAAATAG
- the rsmA gene encoding 16S rRNA (adenine(1518)-N(6)/adenine(1519)-N(6))-dimethyltransferase RsmA — MIIENLAEFASKKFGQNFLKNDIYLHKIIQAMPNDDLKVAEIGPGLGDLTKELVKVRNVTAFEVDKRLCEHLTTEFKEPIHKGHFELRCGDVLERWESGSLLDEPYHLVANLPYYIATNIILKALKDEHCRSILVMVQKEVAVKFAASVTQKEFSALSVLAQTVGKATLCFEVEPEAFVPPPKVTSAVLLIEKNRSLDDERFEAFLKIAFAQPRKKLSKNLTAVFSKDMVHQTFEKLGIDPNLRPHEAETSIYHHIYNELKDNLDGKQQSEQRKISKSRAKNTQR; from the coding sequence ATGATTATTGAAAATTTAGCCGAATTTGCCAGTAAAAAATTTGGTCAAAACTTTTTAAAGAATGATATCTATCTTCATAAAATCATCCAAGCGATGCCCAATGACGATCTAAAAGTCGCAGAGATTGGACCTGGCTTAGGTGATTTAACCAAAGAACTTGTAAAAGTTCGAAATGTCACAGCATTTGAGGTTGATAAAAGATTATGTGAGCATCTTACAACCGAATTCAAAGAACCTATCCACAAAGGGCACTTTGAATTACGGTGCGGAGATGTGCTTGAGCGTTGGGAGTCAGGAAGCCTGTTGGATGAGCCTTATCATCTGGTAGCCAACCTGCCCTACTATATCGCAACCAATATCATTTTAAAAGCATTGAAAGATGAACACTGCCGGTCCATTCTGGTCATGGTTCAAAAAGAAGTGGCTGTTAAGTTTGCAGCAAGTGTCACACAAAAAGAGTTTTCTGCTCTTTCTGTACTTGCTCAAACGGTAGGGAAAGCGACACTCTGTTTCGAAGTTGAACCCGAAGCATTTGTCCCCCCTCCGAAAGTGACTTCCGCGGTGCTTTTAATAGAGAAAAACCGGTCACTGGATGATGAGAGGTTTGAAGCGTTCTTAAAGATCGCATTTGCGCAACCGCGTAAAAAACTCTCTAAAAACCTTACGGCTGTTTTTTCTAAAGATATGGTACATCAAACCTTCGAAAAGTTGGGTATAGACCCCAACCTACGGCCTCATGAAGCTGAGACATCTATTTATCATCACATATATAATGAACTAAAGGATAATTTAGATGGAAAACAACAGTCAGAACAACGAAAAATCTCAAAATCAAGGGCAAAGAACACCCAGAGATAG